The following nucleotide sequence is from Ensifer adhaerens.
ATGTAGAAGGTGCCGATCAGCATCGCCAGGTTGGCGATCGAGCCGACGCCGTATTTGCCGATGGTAAACGCCATCGCGCCAAAGGCGCCGATCGGGGCGGCCTTCATCAGGATGCCGACGAGCTTGAAGACCGGCAGCGTCAGCGCGTGCAGGAAGTCGACGACGGGCTCTGCCTTCTTGCCGACCATGGCAAGCGACAGACCGAAGAGCACGGAGATGAACAACACCTGCAGGATGTCGCCATCGGCAAAGGCGCCGACGAGCGTCGTCGGGATGATGCCCATCAGGAAGCCGGTGATCGTCTGCTCATGCGCCTTTTCGGCATAGGTGGTCACCGCCTTGACGTCGAGCGAGGCCGGATCGATGTGCATGCCGGCGCCCGGCTGGACGACATTGGCGACGATCAGGCCGATGATCAGCGCGAGCGTCGAGAAGGTCAGGAAATAGATCATCGCCTTGCCGGCGACGCGGCCGACCTTGGCAAGATCGGTCATGCCGGCGATGCCGGTCGCGACTGTCAGGAAGATGACCGGCGCGATGATCATCTTGACGAGACGGATGAAGGCGTCGCCGAGCGGCTTCAGCTCGGTGCCGAGCGACGGATAGAAATGGCCGAGCAGGATGCCTGCGGCGATCGCCACCAGAACCTGGACATAGAGATGGCGATAGAAAGGTGTCTTGCCGCGCGGTTCCGCGGATTGTTCGATAATCATGAGATCCTCCACTGGACCCAGTCCGGCGTCATGCCGGGCCTCCCGGGTCAATTTCCGATGCGCGACAGCGCGGGCTGTCATGAGGATGTCATTTGCAACGGTCGTGCCAGTTGGCCGCGGCAGGAACCAAGCCTTTGAATTGATGAGGATGTTTTGTGCAGGCGGCTCGGTGCGCACAAAGAGTTGAGCGGATTTCCGCACAAGCCATCTGGAAGACTGAGCGAAAAAATGCACAATTGGGCCATGTTCAACGCCCTGTCCGCCCCCCTCAATCTGGCAGATCTCGACCAGTCGATGCGCCGCACCTGGCTGGTCTTTGCCGGCCTTGCCGTCGCGCTGCTTGTCGCCGCGCTCCTGCTTGCCGGCGAGTACGGCCGAAGCCAGGCGCTCG
It contains:
- a CDS encoding dicarboxylate/amino acid:cation symporter gives rise to the protein MIIEQSAEPRGKTPFYRHLYVQVLVAIAAGILLGHFYPSLGTELKPLGDAFIRLVKMIIAPVIFLTVATGIAGMTDLAKVGRVAGKAMIYFLTFSTLALIIGLIVANVVQPGAGMHIDPASLDVKAVTTYAEKAHEQTITGFLMGIIPTTLVGAFADGDILQVLFISVLFGLSLAMVGKKAEPVVDFLHALTLPVFKLVGILMKAAPIGAFGAMAFTIGKYGVGSIANLAMLIGTFYITSFLFVFVVLGAVARYNGFSIVALIRYIKEELLLVLGTSSSEAALPGLMSKMEKAGCKRSVVGLVIPTGYSFNLDGTNIYMTLAALFIAQAMDIPLSLGDQVLLLLVAMLSSKGAAGITGAGFITLAATLSVVPAVPVAGMALILGIDRFMSECRALTNFVGNAVATIVVAKWEGELDEAQMAAVLGGRAPEALPQPALQPAE